The genome window ATCATAAGGATGAGAAATCTAATTTGCAGAGTGAAGGCAGAAGCAAAGTTGAGAAATATTTTGCTATGACAAATACCCACTCGAATGGAAGTAAAAGGAAGAATGAGCAAATAACTGAACCTGATGATCATGTTAAACCAAGTTCTCCTCCATACAAAGAGAAGACACTACAACGAAAGGACCAAATATCTGATGGTAAAAAGAAAGTGAAGTTAAGTCAAGCTAATTCTGAATCATTTGGGAACTATTTGAAGGACAGTATAAGTGGTAATTCATCTGCAATgccaaaggaaaagaagaaaacttCTCATGCAAAAGCAGGCCATGCTGAGAAGAAGTCTAAAGTTCTAAATTCACGTACAGATTCGAGTGGGGCTGGCATTAGAGAATCCAGTGGATATGTAAACTGGGATGCCAAAACTGAACTGTTGGAGAACGGAGTTGGTTCACTGGATTTTCGTTCAAAGGGTAAGCAGAAGGCCATAAAAGCTAAGCTCGAGAAGGAGCCCATAATGTCTACTCATATTTTTAATGAAAAGCCAATTGATAGAAACGCCGAGAAAACTCAGATCCCAGGAGCATCGGTTAGCGAGAAAACTCAGATCCCAGGAGCATTTGTTAGTGGACAAATATTTGCTCCGTCGTCAACGTACAATGCCCCAGCTATGGGTGCAACTGTTGCCCCTCAACCTCCTGTTTTTATCAACGAGCATTGGGTAtgttgtgatatatgtcaaaaatgGCGCCTTTTGCCATATGGGACTGATCCTGATCATCTTCCCAAGAAATGGCAGTGCAGTTTGCTCAATTGGTTGTAAGTTTCTCTTCACATAGAAAGTGGCATGAATTTCTTTTACTTGTCTTTGCTTTCCACATTTTTCAGTTTTAGTAGTTTTATATGATAGTTTGTGAAAACTCTTATGTAGGCCTAGGATGAATAGTTGTGACATCAGTGAAGAGGAGACGACAAATGCTCTACGTGCATTATATCTTGTCCCTGCCCCAGAAAATAGTGCTAGTTTAAATGTCCATCATGATGTCGTTTCTACTAATGTGTCTTGGGCCAGCGGAGTGCATCTTGGTCAGAATCTTGAACCTGGTTTTCCAAATGTGCCTACTGTTGCTAAGAAGAAAAGTGGACTAAAGTGTGATTTAGATTTACCACATTCAACTTCTGGTCAGTTTTCAAATTCTGTGAAAAAGGATCAACACACGTCTGTTAAATTTAGAAGTTCAAATGATGCAAATCAGTATCCTCCTTttgaattgaactcatcaaacaaAGGTGTCCCTGGTGATGCAAGCAGATCATCTGACTTCAATGCAGAGAAGCAGAAGCCAAAGCAAAAAGATAAGCATAAAAAACGTGGTTCCTACTCAGATGGAGGTACCATTTTGCTTACCATTCTTTGTAGGCTACAGGAACAAACTTTATCTCTTATATCTCTCTTGTTTTTCAGGTGATCATAGTGGAAAAATTGAAAAacattcaaaatcaaaaagcaagAGAGAAGTTGATCAAGATGATCTTAGAGCACCTAAGAAACCTAAGAAAGAAAGCTTGCAATATCCTAGCAAAGATTGTTCTGAGCATGATGTAGGTGATAAGGTTTTTGTGGAAACTGATGTTGGTGGTAGTTCAAATAAGGTAATTGCTAATAATGAGCCTAGGTGGAATAGTTTTCCTTTGTCCAAAGGCTCAAAATGTGATTTGAATGGCAATTACTCATCATCTAAGAAGTTAGGGGATGAAGTTCAATCCATCACAAATGGGGAAAGTAAGCAACATTTTGTTGCCTCAGATGTAGATAAGTTAAGTATTATGGACATTTCCACTAAGAAGAAAAAAGGGAAGGAGCGGCAAGGAAGTCAGCATGGTGAGGAGGTTCATGTGACTACCAAGCATGTGTTAGAAAATGAGGTTATTGTTCAACGAGCTCCTGGTCCTGCAGAGCCTGTAAGGGACAAGAAGGCTGAGCTAACAATGTCTGTAGGAAAGGGATCTAAAACAACTAAGCTAAATGACAGGATGGATACGAAAGGTAACATGACCAAAATGATTCTGCCTGCCAGTGGAGAGCATCTAACTTCTGGAATGGATAATGAGGTCCCATATGTGGTGGAAAAAAAGCATCGATCCAGTCAGAGATCCAGTCAGAGCGAAGGGAACATAGCATCTCAAAGGGCTCTGGACTTTGATTCCTCGAAGAGAGATGTCATGTTTACACAGCCTCCAGTAGCTGAGGCTGCTAACTCAAGTTCTTCAAAGGTTTCAGGCTCCCGCAAAAGTAGATCCAATCTTCAGGAAACAAAGGGTTCTCCCGTTGAGTCAGTTTCTTCATCACCTTTGAGGATTCCTAGTATTGAAAAATTATCACACAAAATCATCTTGGAGCAAAGGAATGGTGCCACCAATTCTGGTTTTCCTGCTTTGGGGAAACCCAGAATATGTTCAGATAGTGAATTTGATGGTGGAAATGGCCGTTCCGTAAAGGGTAAGAAACCCTTTTCTGTTCAACAACAATCTTTAGAAACTCATAAAGCAGCAAATTCTGGAATTCTAGATTCTTTGGAGGGAACATCTGACTACCTCAGAAAGGAAAGAAATAAATCATCTGATGGCAAATCTGAAGAAAGGTTGCATGTGAAACTGAGTGCTCAGAATGATTCTTCACCTGCTGAGCTTGGAAAACATTCATACAGGGATGATATCCAAGACATGGGTAAAGTGAACGGCCACCAACTAGTGAATGACTCTAGTCAGCGAAAGTCTGGTAAGAATTCTTCAGGATTCAAAGAGAAACATAGAGGTTCTAAGTCTGTTTTGGATAAGAGTAGGCTTAAGGTTTCTGGTTCCTATAATGAGCACAAAGATTTGCATTCTTTAAAGAATGGCAGCAATGGCAGACGTGAGGCTAGCTTTGTTTCTGGTGAACATTGTGTGTGTCCTGATGATTTGAGGAATGAAGAAGGCAACTTCCAGGGAGAGGATGAAAAGGAATTCTTGGGGAAGAAAGATCCTAATTCGAAATATATGACAGGTAGGCGAGGTAATAGCTCAACTTCTGCAGTGCAAGAAGACATGGATGGTGTTCCCTCCTCGTTCTCTAATCCACAAAGGGATTTAGACTCAAAAATACCAGTTGGAACGAGATGTGTTAAACCAGATTTTCAAGTGGGACCTTCTTTCCACAATGAAAAAGCACTGAACCATCCTTATTTAGATAGGATCAATTGCCCAGAACCACCATCTGGACTGGGTAAGTCACAATTGAAACTTTCTTGTGATAAACTAGATACTCATCCTCGGGGTCGTCATATGGTCACTTCACCTCTTAAAGCGAGTAGATCTGATGATGTAGCTGATGCAGTAAATTCTGATACATCGAAGGTGGTCAAACAACACAGATTACAAGATTGTCACAATGGATTGCACAATAATAATCTTAGACATGCCACTCCTTTTGTATCTGATTCATCAAGTCCACTAAGAAAGGAAAATTGTGCTGCTGTTTTGAAAGAAGCGAGAGATCTGAAGCACTCGGCCAATCGCTTAAAGGTTATATCACCTTTCTATCTTTCAACATAATTCTACAATTGTTTGCCTTTCTCAAATGCATTTTTTCACAGAGTGAAGGACTAGAACTTGAGAGCACTGGCCTGTACTTTGAGGCAGCTTTAAAGTTTCTCCATGTTGCTGCTCTCATGGAACCTGTTAATTTTGATAGTGCTAAACAAGCAGAAGCTGCACAAATGTACTTTGAAACAGCAAAACTGTGCGAGTAAGTTGAAGTTATCATGATAGATAACTGTTAGGATGGTCTTTTATTGTTAATGAATCATTGACAAAGTTCATATATCACTGACACCAACTGTCTGTCACTTGTAGTCTCTTGTTCATTGCTGTTAGGCCCTTGGTGGTCTTTTAACATATTTGAGACATTTGTTTAGGCCAGCATCCTTatagtttattttattttcatttcaaTGTCATAAGTTATATGATTTAATGTGATTGATTTACTCTTATGGACTCTCTGGAAGGAGCACTTTTGTGAAAATAAGAAGTCTTAACAAGCCAAATTCTTCTACTTTTCACACAAGCAATGTTGTAGGATCTTTATTATGTACTATCATAGGCTCATAGCAAGGATGTTAGCGTGATTATTTGTACTTAGTGTTGCAAACTGTATGCATCACAAGTATCTGTGCCTTGAATGCACGTGTAATGTAAAAACACTTGATTCTTGATTCCTGCTGGCATGATTAATGAGGAAGACTTATTTACATCAACAAAGATCAATTTTTTAGTTAGAGATGATGGTAGTTTGTTTCTCTTTGTCTTCTTATGGATGAGTTTTCTTCTTGTTGATGAGTGATTTCTGATTTACTTGATAACTAGCAAAAGGATCTTAAACATTTTCTGTTGTAGTTTACCGAGGTTAAGGACTAAGGTATGCTATTTTCTGATACTTAGGTACTGCAACTTTTTTACGAGTATCACATAGGAAACATGCAAAAAGCCAACAACAATGGAGTTTCTATAGTAAATATTCAGTATAGCATGTGATAAGTCTGTATTGCCCATTTCACAAATAGCTAAGATTTTATTGGTGTGATATAGCCAATTGTTGATATGAAATGGAAGTGTGAGTCTTTTGTTCTTTGTACACCtttttttccttattttcttttctatttgtgGTGGTGTGGTGGGCGCGTGGCAGGGTTGTGTGCGTGTGTGATGTGTGCGTGTCTAAAAATTTAACTGAGATCTGTGTTTATACTAAGTGGTTATTGGAATAAACATTAAACTTTAGCAAGTTTCAATAATTTTTAGCAATATCAAAAACATAATTTATTGGAATAAACATTAAACTTTAGCAAGTTTCAATAATTTTTAGCAATATCAAAAACATAATTTGACCTCTTTGGCgatttatgataaaaattatgCCCATAAATAACTTTGACAATGTGTTCTGATGATAATAACAATTAGATTTACCAAATTATAGTGAGAACTAAGCTATTTGTTATGATATTCAATTACATCTCCAGTGAAGTTTAAGGGTTGGAGTTATGGACTAAAATTTGATCTTCTCAGGCCTCTATTTAGACATTGTTGTCTGCAGGCAGTCCAGGTATGACAGTGTTCATGCAGCATTTGGGTTCTTATTCAAGTGCATGCACAACTTATTTTAAATATTAGAATATATAATCAAGTATACAAATGTATTTAAAAAATAACCACATAAATATATGCTGCAACCAAATTAGAACGCATGGAATAATATGTAGTCTATATAAGTTCTAAGAAACATGTAAAGGTCTATATATGTGGTTGGATTTTGTAGGTATGTATGTTCCAGATGCGTGTGcaaattcatgcataatgtcttcaTAGGTCCTTTCCAATGTGGTGCATTTTTGGGTGAATAAACCGCCTTCTAGAAAATAGATTTTTTtctgctcaagttctatgttgtggTGTCTTTTTGTTTTGATACTGCTTACTTCTTATCAACAGGTTTGTGGCTCATGAATATGAAAAGGTAAAAATCATGGCTGCTGTTTCTCTAGCATACAAGTGTGTGGAAGTGGCCTATCTGAAGACTACATACTGTAAAAGTCCTAATGCAACCAAAGATCGGCATGAATTACAATCAGCTTTTCAAATCCTTCCTCCAGGTTATCAACTGtgtaggatttctaagaatttcttGCATAGGTTTTAATCATCAGGCTAATAGTTGGTAATCTCTTGAATTTTGTTTTAAAGGTTCTTATTGGAAAATATACTCTTATTTCTTGTCCATCATGGCTACAATGAGTGAATTAACTGTTGCTAGCGATCCATAAGCACATCCCATTCAACTCTACTACTATTAGCATTACAAATTAGAATCAAGCCAGATATGCAATACCTGTATCAAAAGAGGCAAATTTTATCTGGTTTTTCCTCCTCAATAAATTTTTAAACTGCTATAAAGTTTTACCATGTCcatagttttatgaatttttattttcaaactgGTTTTGCTGGTTAAGTGTAATCGTTGTTCACTCAtatctttttaatatttctttctgGTGTGTGTCTGTGTATTGTCCAAAACACTATCAACCAAGTCATATCTCGAGTAGTCTCACTCCATTTGAGCCTGCTGAACATGAAAACTTCAGATTTTAAGGACATCATCTGTGTATACACTCAGTAATGGTGATGAACTTTTTTCCTTGCTTCATCATTGTTTAAGGGCATAATCTGTTTATGTATTCATTGCTTAAGGGTATCATCTATCCAAAGTACACTTAGAATGAAATTGTTGTGTGCAATATCAGCATAGATTTTTTACCGATAATCTTTCATATTCGTACTTTATTTGTGTTATATTCTCTTGTTTATATTTGTTCTCCTTGTGCAACTTGTGGATTTCTCACATGCTAATTAGCAAATATTCTCCGATTTTGACTATTTGATTTCTGTTTTAGGTGAATCACCATCTTCTTCTTCGTCAGATGTTGATAATTTAAACAATCAGGCTATATTAGGTAAGAATGCTTCAGCCAAGGGTGTTAGTTCTCCTCAAGTTGCTGGCAACCATGTTATAGCTGCACGCCATCATCATCAAGTTGTGCGGTTGCTTCATTATGTAAGTTGTCGGATTTTTGTTGATGTTTTGGTGATTATGACCTATGAAGTCAACAAGGAATTTGTCAAGATTTTGTTGCATCTAAGAATTGATAGTCCGAAGCTAATTACATCTTTGTCTTCACTTAATGTCTTATGGCTCTTCACTTAAACCTAAATGATTGCAACAGATTCCCCAATTTGCTCGAAATTGTTTGGTCTAAGATTTTCGATTCAGGGGGTTTACATTTAAGAAGCGGCGCATAgggccttttttttttctgtcctaAGCAACATAAATCACCAAATATATGCTTTTAGCATATTAAAAGCAGAGTAAAAGAAATAGAAAGAAGTAATAAAGAATAATGAGAAGAAAAGATTATCAACACAGAAAAATAGAAGCAGAATGGATGTTTTATTTCCTGTGCCAACGGAGAACCAATTTACTTTTGGTAGCAACAGGAACAACTCTAACCTAAAAACTATTGACATTGTAATAGCTCGCCGCAAACCTTTCTTAATTAAACTTCAAGTGGACCTGTTTGATTGCTGCTATTTATAAAATGTTGATATTTCTAACAACTGCTTCTTGTGTCTATGCCAGATATATACAGGATGCAATATTTTTAGGACACATGTTGGATACATCATCAAagtatctgatttttttttttgtttgactaGTCATTATAAAGCTCATATTTTTTTTTGGATGCTTGAGGAATATGGTATGATGCACCCGTTGCCCAACCTGAATCAGATTAGTCCAGAAATGTACTGGACCTAATCTGGCCTTAAATTTCCTTGGTCACTTGATATTGGAGGGAAGGAACTTCAATTTGTGGTACCAGACCCATAACGATACTTTATATGCTTATACATCTTGAGGCACAAAATCCAAACCAGGGAAAAATTGAAGAACTTCGATTTTAGGATTGTTTCTCACCTATTCTTGGAAATTACAGCAGATATTGATGACAATGAAGTGATTTTAGTTCAtaagatgataaaatataaaatcaaaacATATGTCAGATAAGGCTCGAAAGCAGAATGTAAATATTACATGTACCAAAAAAAATGTTCTAACTAACATATGAGAATGATAAATTACATGAGAAACCAAAGCATATCCCTGCTCTTACCACAAGATGATGGACGTGAGTCCATGACAAGTGGATTGAGGTCCTTGATCTCATGAAACTTCAGATCAATACAGTGTGTTTGCAAGATCCATACATGGAACTGTTCTCACAAcatatgatagtgggaaatactgTGTTATTAATGCAACATGGTGTTAACAATTGTCACCTCATCTGCATGAATGATCCTCGTGGTAGTTGAGAGAGTTGAGCGAGAATTAGGTGAATTTGGAGAGAAATTTCAAAGAGAATGggagtgagaaagagagagagcgagaTAGATAGTTAATACAAGAAAGGTGCATGTGGGGGCTGTTTTAGCCACCAAGCACAGCCCTAACGGCTAACGAATGGCTAGTTGTGTAGTCACATCAATGAGAGTTTAATGTACTACTTGCTAGTTGCTACATGGCCTAACGGGTGGTACAAGACCCATACTTGGCAGTGCACCTTGTACTGGGCTTGAACCATCTGGTTTACCCTAGTCCGCTTATAGGTTGCTAGATTGGTAAATACTAGCCACAACGAACCATATTGGGCGTATTCAAAATTGTAGTGGAGGTTTAAGATGAGCTATTTTACCCATAACACAATCGGAAAAGATAGCCACATTTGGGTTATTGACTTAATCTATATCTTTATTCGTGAATCGTATTCAACAGCTAATTTAATTGAAGATTTAGTCTTTCTCAACATCTGTTCTGACATGTTTAAGGTCAATTATGAAAGAACTAAACCAAACCCAGGCCTGGCTGACCCTTCTTGGATCTTACTTGGCCCCCCAGGTGAACTTTAGGTTGGACCAACCTATTTAGGGCATTTTCAGCCAAGAAACAGGTCTCAAAGCACCATGTCATGGGTGATACATAGGAATTTGACAGTTACCGGAGGTTGTTTTTATAAAAAAAGGGTTATGGACTATAATACAGGTAGAAATTAGTTTTGGTTTAAATTGGTTTTGAGCATCTAAAACAGTCTAAGTCCATTGCTGGCAGACTAGTTCACATCAGCCTTATTTTACTTATTCTAATTAGAAGACTTCTCTATTTTTAGTTGTTTTGacattttttattgtttttaatgGCTAGTTAGTATACACTATTATGATTCAATCTAGTGTCCTGTAGACCATATATGAGTATAATATTCTAGTTATTTTGCTGTTGTGACTCATGTTTTGAGAGTTTTAAAGGTTCTCTTCTAGTTGGTTTTTGTGGGGTGACAATATTGACCATGTGTACCACAGGCCACAACTATAAATTAGTTAGCTTGAAGAGACATGATTGAATATATTCTCCGTTTTACAGTGAGCTTTGCTTAGTtaaactttttctcctttttttcttccattttttGTTGCCTTTTTATGTATGACGTCCCCACTGCCTGACAAGGGACCTGCCCCAAGAGAATTTACAGATGTTTCTTGAGAAAatgttgatttttttattatagaaaatGTAGATATATGGTCAGACTTGTCATGTTATGacaagataaaataataatagcatCTATGTTTATCAGAAGTTCCTTTTATCTCCACTACATTTGTGAAGTATTGTATTACTGAATATAATATCTTCAAAATGAGTAAGTTCAGAGTGCTAGTTATAATTTGTTATTATTTTATGTGAattcatgttttatgataatatgACATCAAGCTTTGTGGAGTACAATATTTTgtttaaatgagtttcattgttgCACATTTGTCGCATGATTTTCAACTTTTCAAGACCTGGTATCAATAGACCTGTATTGCATCATATTGTTATCCGATATCTGTGTCCATGCCTCATCGGCCAGCATGATTTAAACTGAATGAAAATTGGAAATGGGTTTCACCACCTTAAAATTCTATCACAAGACAAAAATACAATTGTGCAATTCATTGACTTAAAAATACAACTTGGACTCAACCTGATAGCTTGGAGGAACCATTAATTTACTGTTTCCACATCCAATTGAATCATTTTAGCTACAGAATGATGATCTTGTGACATCCTTTAATTGTGCATTATTTTACTACCATTTTTTTTAGTCACCAAACATATGAAACATAttggttttttttctttcaatgtAAAATTCACGGATACTAGTTACACAAATTGTGGCTGAATTTTCTTTGctttttttatataaagattCTCTTGAATGTCATTGTTGCAGACAAATTATCTAAATTGTGCATTCGAAGCAACTAGGAAATCGGAAGCTGCTTTTGCAGCTGCTAGTGTAAGCCCAGGAAAGGACAGGACAGGCTGCTTATCTTCTGTAAGAAAGGTTCTTGATTTCAACTTTCACAACGTAGAAGAGTTGTTGCGATTTGTACGACTTTCATTGGAGTCCATCGGTCGTTAGAAGTTCGAGACAAGGGAAGAACTCTTCTGTGAATGGGAACTTTAGATTATGTCTCTTCTTTTGCAGTCTCTGCTATGTGGACATGCTGGGGTGAAAAATAGTGATCAGTGGGATTTTGACTTTTCTGATAGGACATTATGTTATCCTGATGGTTCATTTCCTGGAAGATATGTACACAGTGGTCAGCATGCAAATTTTTGTAAAGTATTTTTTGCAGTCTTTGTTGTTTTAGACACTGATAAGGTCTTAGCTATCAACCAACAGCATTAGAGATATGAGATTCAAATTGGGTTTCTTACTAGTCTGCCCCAGCACAAGGTGACAACTATGCAAGACACAAGGGCATATGTCTTTCTCCAGATGAATCTGGGCAGCAATAGTTTCATGGTTGAATAAATTGACATGTTATGGATTTACCTTATCTTCAAGGCCTTCTCTTCAGCCACTTCAAAGTATCTGGAAGTTTGGAACTGGTACATATATGAAATGCTTTCTGTTGAGGCAGTTTGGTACAAAGTGCCAAATATCTCCTTTTTTAATTCTACAAGGCCGAGCACAACTGACTACCTATTCTGGTATGTGACGTTCTCACATCTATGTTTAACTCTTTGTTTGTTCTTACTATCTGTTTGAGTTTGTTTTTCCTTTGTTTTAAATTCTGTCTGTAATGCAATCGTTTAATATTCTTGTTTGCAATTCTTttgggttctttttttttttatgaatgaggCGGATTAATATTGACTTGTATCTAGTTTGTACATTTTCATACACGAAGCTTTTGCTAAAGTTTTCGTAAGGGTAGCTGAAAAATTCCATTTTAATCTTCATTCTTTCACATAGTATTGACTTCTGATTTTTTGCTTGTCATAGGCGACATCTGTAATATTGTTGTTTATACTAACATAGCTGGGGGCAAGGAGTACTACAGTTTAGTTGATGTTGCCATCAGACTCCAAGCAAAGAGTTCAGAAGGTAAAATATTTATGTTAAAAATTCTTATGAATTGACTAGTAGTAGGAAACATTtaaaaacagagaaagaaagagctTATTTTTTTGGGTAATGTTGTTAAGCTGTTTGGTGGAATACTGGAAGTAAACCAGGAAATGGGTAGAAGCCCGagaaagcaaacaaaaaaaaagaagcaaaatgtTCACTCAATCTCAACAATTACTACTAAACGTTCTCAGTCCATTGTTTTTCTAATTTAGTCTAAGGCTAAAATTGATGTTGTCTATGAAAATTGGAACTCTTCACTGCTCTGCAAGTTCTACTATCAAAGAGACCCAGCTTCTATTGTCCAAAATTTATTACCATCACAACTTTCTAATATGCTAAAAAAATTTGCTGGCTGATTGATAGAACCTCCAGAGACTTGGAACTTATAGCCTTTATACTTGCACATAATTTGCAAATGCGAAGTGGGCTTTTGTTTCAGAAGAAGCACTTCTAATATTCTTGTCAGTGTAAGGGAAAATGTTGTTGACATGTTTCCAACGTTAGAATGTATTTAAACTTTATGGGTGATGTCTGTTCCATGGGTACAAGAATGTTTGATCTACTTAAAAGCACTTTTTGATTTATTAAATTGAATGATTGAAGTACTACCTAGTGATATTCACCTATGATGGCTGGGGACTTGCTACCTTGCCCTTTGTCCTGTACATGTGTTTTTTGGCATTTATAGGCCCAATATGATCATTTGGGATCTGTGCCAAATAGTCACATTTATGCTTGAACTGCCTTGTGACTTAAATATTTACTATTTAAGCCATTTATTTTTTTCAGAAAAAAGAATCAAGTTCAATTAACTAGCCAAAATAGGTGGAAGCCTGTTTCCAGATACAAAAAAGGAGCCGACTTTAGCTTCCCATGAGTGGACCAAGTGTTCCACTCCGAAAATTTGCAACCGTATGTGTCGAAAGGTTTTTCTCTGTATTTTTATTGAACAAATGATGCCTTATGGTGTGAAGCCAGCaaacagatatcatcagtttgagAGGAGAGGGCCCAAGGTGCAATAGAGGTTCCATTGAGCCAATTGATGACTTCAAGTGCATCAGATTTCACCAAAAGGGTCTTAAAGAGGCCCTCAAAGATAGCCTAGGTTTCGGGGCATCTTTTATGATGTAGCCTGAACCTGCAGAGGATGTAGAACGGTGTAAGGAGGCATCACATTCTATGAAGAAATCATAACTTACCAGTGTATCTGGCCTGAGCTGAGCATCTATGTTTCCCAGGGGGACCCTCAGATTTACCTAGATTGGAGCAGTAATCATTCGTGGTAGCGATTACCTTGCACCATAGGAGAAAGAGCCTAGATTTTGAGTTGCAG of Musa acuminata AAA Group cultivar baxijiao chromosome BXJ2-3, Cavendish_Baxijiao_AAA, whole genome shotgun sequence contains these proteins:
- the LOC135607130 gene encoding cysteine-tryptophan domain-containing zinc finger protein 7-like, which encodes MLSVGRRGDGRKELGFGGGGMEGENELEEGEAYSGQEDDSCIDPDALSYIDEKIQNVLGHFQKDFEAGVSAENLGAKFGGYGSFLPAYQRSPSILCQTKSPQKVPNQNVTKSPYNPSVEVTYQNPSVMMSSSFPKNNTVAVPPSDESCKRDMSINKPNIQEPTSQHGFNKTVSGTDHKTLKVRIKVGPDNDLARIYSGLGLDISPSSSSEDSPSRSGGISPEFQVMPDESPKTIIQVMTCLMVPGGFLLSPLQDSLFQLTEEDSSFIKQCQGGKTYHELPQTSTGSADFTLHLAEVKCQMENHSKSTKQKAKPREIKSSEGKADLTTSWEIDTETQVRQELASNSLNMSSSSFSKNAGKKGEKQIVGSLTKNDTNMSDHSRETKKASLKDGSTFPGLMNDKHFELFESTTNNVAGNSGNEVMLSNEQHNSKASMLQKAFEEQSTNNHKDEKSNLQSEGRSKVEKYFAMTNTHSNGSKRKNEQITEPDDHVKPSSPPYKEKTLQRKDQISDGKKKVKLSQANSESFGNYLKDSISGNSSAMPKEKKKTSHAKAGHAEKKSKVLNSRTDSSGAGIRESSGYVNWDAKTELLENGVGSLDFRSKGKQKAIKAKLEKEPIMSTHIFNEKPIDRNAEKTQIPGASVSEKTQIPGAFVSGQIFAPSSTYNAPAMGATVAPQPPVFINEHWVCCDICQKWRLLPYGTDPDHLPKKWQCSLLNWLPRMNSCDISEEETTNALRALYLVPAPENSASLNVHHDVVSTNVSWASGVHLGQNLEPGFPNVPTVAKKKSGLKCDLDLPHSTSGQFSNSVKKDQHTSVKFRSSNDANQYPPFELNSSNKGVPGDASRSSDFNAEKQKPKQKDKHKKRGSYSDGGDHSGKIEKHSKSKSKREVDQDDLRAPKKPKKESLQYPSKDCSEHDVGDKVFVETDVGGSSNKVIANNEPRWNSFPLSKGSKCDLNGNYSSSKKLGDEVQSITNGESKQHFVASDVDKLSIMDISTKKKKGKERQGSQHGEEVHVTTKHVLENEVIVQRAPGPAEPVRDKKAELTMSVGKGSKTTKLNDRMDTKGNMTKMILPASGEHLTSGMDNEVPYVVEKKHRSSQRSSQSEGNIASQRALDFDSSKRDVMFTQPPVAEAANSSSSKVSGSRKSRSNLQETKGSPVESVSSSPLRIPSIEKLSHKIILEQRNGATNSGFPALGKPRICSDSEFDGGNGRSVKGKKPFSVQQQSLETHKAANSGILDSLEGTSDYLRKERNKSSDGKSEERLHVKLSAQNDSSPAELGKHSYRDDIQDMGKVNGHQLVNDSSQRKSGKNSSGFKEKHRGSKSVLDKSRLKVSGSYNEHKDLHSLKNGSNGRREASFVSGEHCVCPDDLRNEEGNFQGEDEKEFLGKKDPNSKYMTGRRGNSSTSAVQEDMDGVPSSFSNPQRDLDSKIPVGTRCVKPDFQVGPSFHNEKALNHPYLDRINCPEPPSGLGKSQLKLSCDKLDTHPRGRHMVTSPLKASRSDDVADAVNSDTSKVVKQHRLQDCHNGLHNNNLRHATPFVSDSSSPLRKENCAAVLKEARDLKHSANRLKSEGLELESTGLYFEAALKFLHVAALMEPVNFDSAKQAEAAQMYFETAKLCEFVAHEYEKVKIMAAVSLAYKCVEVAYLKTTYCKSPNATKDRHELQSAFQILPPGESPSSSSSDVDNLNNQAILGKNASAKGVSSPQVAGNHVIAARHHHQVVRLLHYTNYLNCAFEATRKSEAAFAAASVSPGKDRTGCLSSVRKVLDFNFHNVEELLRFVRLSLESIGR